Part of the Acidimicrobiales bacterium genome is shown below.
ACATGACGTTCTTACGTCGGCTGACTCCGGCTTCGTAACACATGAAGCCCACATGGAGGAACCACATGAAGACCACGGTGACGTAGTAGTAATTCTCAATGAAAAGGTCATCGCCCATCATCGTGCCAACACCTCCTCACCGGGACTCGTAACGGGCATGGACATGGTGGTGTCTCCCCCTATTGCTTGTTGGAATCGCGGCCAACCAATGACTCGGGTACCAGTCTCGGCACCTTTCGACATCGGGATCGCCGGCATGACGAGTGTCACAGTAACAGCAGCGGACCATCCTTGGTAGGAAAACGATCTTCCTACAGGGAAACCTGTTTTCAATCGTGGCCTCACCGGATCAGAGTGGAGACGCTCCCCGGAACACACCGCTCATCGCTGGCCCCGCAATGGCGGGATCAGGGGTCGCTGTGAATCTTTAAAACCTCGCCGGTGTCGGCATGGATCTCGACCGCCGTCCGACGCTCGAACCCGCCCTCGCCATCTTTAGCCACGATCCAGAACGTGACTGCCCACACGGGCTTCGGTGGGTACCCCTGCCGGCCTAGTTCGGCGTTGAAGTGCTCGGGCTCGAAGTCAATCTGTGCCCGGGCGATACGGACCGCCTCGTCACCAGTGATATCGGTACGGCCCAGACATCCACCGAGGTAGCCAACGACTACGACGATGGCTAGGCCTGTGAACATCTTTGCCGGTATGGACCACTGGCGAATCGACCTCATCAGGATCTCCGTTCCCGGTTGGCCACCCAAGCTCTAAGCGCCAGGTAGCCCAAGACGTGGGTCATGCCGACCACTGAGGCCCACCAAAGGGTCATTCGGCGGTCAAATTTTTGTTGACGGGCCTCCCAGACAGTGAGTCCAAGTGCGGCGATCAGCAGGACAAATAGAACCGCGCTGTTATGGGCTCCGAGGAGCCAGAGGATTCCCACAGGTCGTTCTATTCCGGGGCCGGGAAGACCTTGACCGACATGAAGCGGACCGGAAGGTCGACCAGGGCGACCGGGCCGTGGGCCACCTCGCCGTGGATCTGGATGGTGTCTCCGGCCCCTAGGCGATACACCTTGGGTCCGTACCCGTAGTCCATCGATCCCTCCAAGATGTGGAGAAACTCCACGCCCTCGTGCTGGAACAACGGGAATACGTCGTCGCCGGCCTCCAGCGTCACCATCATCGGCTCGATGATCCGGGTCTTGCCCCGAAGCGACCCCAAGTCCTCATAGATGTGACCCGGGCGACTGCCCTCATGGAGGATCTCCATTCGCTCGTCGGCCCGCACGATGACCACGTCATGCTCCTCGTCGAGGCCACGAAAGAAGGCCGTGATGGGAACCTGCGCAGCGTGGGCCAGCCGGGTGAGCGTGGAGAGGCTGGGTGACGTCTGGCCGTGTTCGATCTTGGACACCATGCCAAGCGAGATCTCAGAAACCTCGGCGAACTGGGCCATGGTGAGGCCAAGCGCCCGTCGGGCGTCGCGGACCCGCTCACCTACCACCCGACAGACATCATCGGAGGAGAAGACGTGTCCGGCTCCTGCTTCGGTGATGGCCATCGTTCGTCGCCCTTCGCCGGACTGTCGCCCAGGACCCTGTTCGTTCCGGCCACCAGCCAGAAACCGTGACCCAGATGGTACTTAGGAACCACCACGGTAGCGGTTACGCCCCTGAGGGTGAAAGTCGGAACCGCGAGCCCAACCGTCGCTCTTAGGCTCCGGGCCGTGCCGGACGTGGTGGTGGTCGGAGCAGGGGTTATGGGAGCCTCCATCGCTCTCGAGTTGCAGAGGTCCGGACGGACGGTGGTGGTGGTCGACAAGGGAGACGCCGTCGGCAGCGGTTCCACCAGCTCCAGCTCAGCGGTGGTGCGGTTCAACTTCTCGACCCTGGCCGCCGTCACCGCTGCGTGGGAATCGGCTCACCGGTGGGGGGCATGGGCCGACCACCTCGGCTTGGCCAACGATGCCGACGCTGGCGGGGAGTTAGGCCCGCTGGCCAAGTTCGTCCGGTGTCCGATGCTGTTCCTGGAACCCCCGGGTTTCCCCCGGGCCGACGCCACGATCCTGCTTTCCACGGTCGGCGTACCGTACGAGGTACTCGACGAGGGCGAGCTCCGCCGCCAGTTCCCGGCGCTGGACACCGGCCGCTACCACCCACCCCGCCGACCGGACGACCCCCGGTTCGGCCTCGGACCGTTCGGCAGGCTCGACGCCGTGCTCGTCCCCGACGGCGGGTTCATCGACGACCCCCGGTTGGCAGCCACCAACCTGATGGACGCCGCCCGCCGCCACGGGACGGAGGTCCGGTTGGGGACTGAAGTGGTAGCCGTCGAGACCGGCTCCGGGAGGACATCTGGAGTCCGCCTGGCCGACGGCACCACGCTGGACGCCTCGGTAGTGGTTAACGCCGCCGGTCCGTGGAGTGCCCGCCTGAACGTCCTAGCGGGCGTAGTCGATGATGGCGCGGTGCCCACCCGGCCCCTACGTCAGGAGGTTCACGTGGTCCCGGCCCCGGCGGGCTTCGGCCTGGACGATGGGGGTGCCATGGTCGCCGACTTGGACCTCGGCTATTACACCCGCCCGGCGCCCGGCGGCACCCTCCTGGTAGGCGGGGTCGAACCGGACTGCGACCCGCTGGAGTGGGTGGAAGATCCCGACGACGTGGCGCCCACCCCGACTGTGCCCTGTTTCGAGGCCCAGGTGTGGCGCCTGGCCCGCCGCCTTCCTGATCTCGCCGTCCCCCACCGTCCCATCGGTCTAGCCGGCGTCTACGACGTCACCCCGGACTGGATGCCGGTCTACGACCGCACATCGCTGGACGGCTTCTACGTGGCCATCGGCACGTCGGGCAACCAATTCAAGAACGCACCGCTGGTCGGCCAGATCCTCTGTGACCTAGTCGACGCCTGCGAGGCAGGCCACGACCACGATGCCGACCCGGTGACAACCAACTGTCACCGAATTGGCCGCCCGCTGGACCTCGGTGCCTTCTCCCGGTTGCGGTCCATGACGACCACCACCGGAACAGTGATGGGATGACCAGCCAAGGCCCGTTGGCGGCCTGCGTTCTGGTGGTCCGAGTTACGCCGAAATCCCGTAGTGCCGATGTACGGATCGCCGACGGCGTGGTCCGGGTCCGGGTCACCGCTGCCCCCGAGGAAGGGCGGGCCACCGAAGCGGCCCGCAGGGCCCTGGCCTCAGCGCTAGGGCTACACCGGACGGCGGTTGAGTTGGAGGCCGGAGCTACATCGCGGATCAAGCGGTTCCGGGTGGACGGGCTGGACGAAGCGACCGCCCGACAACGGCTAGCCGGACCGCCCGAACCGTAGTGGTCTCGTCACAGGCCCTACGGTGGCCGCATGGCCCAGGCCGAGCGGCGGGCCGGAAGAGGAGCAAAACCATGGGCGCCGACGGCACCTGGAACATGACCATGAAGACCCCGATGGGCGAGCAGGCGGGAACTCTCACGCTGTCCACCGACGGCGGCACCCTCACCGGCACCATGGGTGGCCCGCAGGGAACGATGGAACTGGAGAATGGCACGGTCGACGGTGACAACCTGGCGTGGACCGTCAACATGACCTCGCCGATGCCCATCACCATCGAGGCCACGGCCACCGTCGACGGCGATGCCATCAGTGGTGAGGCCAAACTGGGCGCGTTCGGCACGGCGCCGTTCTCCGGCACTCGAACCTGACCGGAATCAGCCCCTCCGGGGCCACCGGCGAGAGTCAGGTTAGGACGGGTTCCAGATCCCCTCGGCTACAAGGTCGGCCTGGACCTCAATGATTCCCTCGCGGAGTACGTCGACCATCCAATCGATCTGATCGGTGGTGAGAACCAGCGGCGGGGACAGCACGTTGAGGTGGGCGATGGGCCGGACGATCAGGCCCCGCTTCTCGCAGGCGTTGGCCACCCGGTCACCAACGTGCACCGACGGATCGAAGAGTGCTCTGGTCTCCTTGTCGGCCACGTTCTCCACGCACTGCATGAAGTGGCTGCCGCGTACGTCGCCCACGATCCCCAGATCGGAGAGGGTGGCCAGGCGTTCGGAGAAGTAGGGACCGACCCGACGAACGTGCCCGCAGAGGTCCTCTCGTTCCATGATCTCGATGTTCTTGAGGGCCGCCGCACAGCAGACCGGATGGCCCGAGTACGTGAAGCCGTGGGCGAACACCGAACCCTCGGCCTGGGGAACGCTGATCACGTCGTAGATCTCGTCGGAGATCAACGTGGCCGATAGCGGCGCGTAAGCCGACGTGAGGCCCTTGGCCGAGTTGATGACGTCGGGCACGATTCCGAACACGTCTTCCGAAGCAAAAAAGTGTCCGAGCCGACCGAAGGCGGTCACTACCTCGTCGGCCACGAAGAGGATCCGGTACTCGGTACAGAGGTCGCGCATGCCCTGCAGGTAGCCGGGAGGTGGGACCAGCACGCCGCCGGCCCCCATGATCGGCTCGGCAAAGAAGGCGGCCACGTTGTCGGCCCCCAACGACTCGATCTTGTCGCGGAACTCGTCGAGGAGCAGGTTGGTGTACTCCTCCGGTGTGGTTCCTTCGGGGCGCCGATAGAGGTCCGGGCCGGACACCCTCTGGATGAGCGGCTCGCCGATGACGTCGAAGCCGATGTGGTCGTATTCGATCCCGGTCATCGACATGGCCAGGTAGGTGGAGCCGTGGTACCCGTTCTCCCGGGTGATGATGATCTTCTTGTTGGGCATGCCCAACTGGTTGAAGTAGAAGTGAATGACCCGCACGGTGGTGTCGTTGGCCATCGACCCGCCCGATCCGTAGATCACGTGGTTGAGCGGCCCGGGGGCCAGGCTGGCCAGTTTGGCGGAGAGTTCGGCAGCGGGAACAGAGGTGTGGTGGCCAAACGACGAGTAGTAGGTCATCCTCGTGGCCTGTTCGGCCATGGCCTGGCCGATCTCGGCCCGCCCGTAACCGGCGTTCACGCACCACAGGCCACCGATTCCGTCCAGGTAGCGGCGCCCGTCACTGTCGAAGATGTAGGCGCCCTCCGACTCGGCCACCACGAGGGACCCTTGCTCGTGGAAGGTTTCGAAGTCGGTCCACGGGTGGACGAAGTGATCGATGTCCTTTTGTCGAATGTCCTGCGTGTCGTACTGGTCGAACTGGCTCGAGACCTCAGCCTCAACCCGGATTTCGTGCTCGATGGACAACGTCATCCTCCCTGGTCCTCTGGCCGCGATCGTGGCACGGATCAGCGGCCCCACCGCAACGGGCCGGACGGGCCCACCGGTAGCTCTTCGGACGCGGTTTCAGAACCGAGTCAGATCAAGCTCCGTGATGGCGGTCCCCCTGTTCGAGCCACCGTCGCTCCTCGGTAGTGAGCTCCATCGTTGCAGCCTCAATGTTTGCCGTGGCCTCTGGTCCGCTTCGCGCCGCGCACACCGCGTGGGCGCGCATCGGCGAGTTCGCCACGTAGGCGATAGCCACTTGTTCCAGACTGCAACCCCGTAAAGCAGCCAGTTCTTGGGAGTTATCGCGGCGGCGTCGGTTGTTCAACGAGTCGTAGCACCGGGTCGTTTCTGGGTCGGTCTTCGACCCTGGCTGGTGGGAGGTGGTTAGAAAGCCGCCAGCGAGCGGCGACCAGGCCATGACGGTGATTCCTGTTTCAATTAGTGACGCCCGTTCGGCGGCCCGTTCAAAGCCGGTCAGGGTGGTGACTCCTGGCCATGGCTCGGCGAGTTGATCAACTAGTGAGAACTGAGAGCTGGTGGCGATCGGTGGCGAGACATTGGCAGCATCGAGAGCTTGGCGGAGTCGTGCAGTCGACCAGTTAGATACCCCCCAAGCGTCGATCGTGCCGGACGCCACCTGATCCTGTGCGGCATCAACCAACTCGGTGATCGGGACTGAAGGGTCATCCCGATGGAACAGCCATAGGTCGAGCCGTTCGATTCCCATGCGGTCCAGAGTGACCGCCACGTCGGTTGCCACCGCTTCGGGCCGAACTCGGGACGCGGTCCAGTCTGGTGGCCCGGGATGGCAACCCTTCCCGATAAGGGTGACAGCCTCGCGAAGGCCCCGGTCGGCCACCCAAGCGCCGAGGCGTCCGTCGCAGGTACCTCCCTCGTCGGCGTAGACCAGTCCCGAGTCAAAGGCATCGACCCCGGATTGATAAACCTCGTCAAGGAGTCGTCGAGGTTCAGGAACCAGGGTTGCCCCGAACAAAGGCGTCGCTCCCTGGATCACCTTCGATAGCGGCCTAGACAACCCCATCGTCAGAGGGGTTCCCTGTCGCACGGGTAGGCGACTCCTATGCGGGAACGGATCTCGTCCATTAACCCAGCCATAGTCACTGACCAGACCCAAGGGACCACTGGACTCTCCGCTGCGCCTACCTCCAAGCATCGGGCCACTTCAATGATTTGGTATTCGAACCCGTTGACCTGATGTGGCTCGTGCGCCTCGTCAACTTTCTCACCGCTCAGCGAGATGAGAGCCATTCGTTCGGCACGCCAAAAGTTCGGAATTTCAATGATCCCCTTGGTGCCGATGATTTGACCGTTAGGTGCAAGGTGGGTGTTGATCGCCGAACTGAGCCTGGCCGACCCACCGGCGGAGTAGTTAGCAACCACGGATAGGCGGGCGTCCACACCGTCTGGCGACAACTCAGCTTCGGCGTCAAAGGAGACCGGTTGGGTGCCGAACGTCAATTCGGCAAGGGTCAGCGGGTAGATCCCGATGTCGAGCAAGCTGCCCCCGGCCAACTCCGGCGCCCAGAGCCGATGAGTCGGGTCGTAGGGGGCATCAAATCCGAGGCTCGCTTCGACCGCTCGGATCTCGCCGACGCGACCCTCGTCAATCCATCTCCGGAGCACCCCGAAGACCGGGAGGTGACGAGTCCACATGGCCTCCATGAGGAAGGCCCCCGATGACCGAGCAACATCGACCATCTGTTGGGCCTGCGGCGCGTTTACGGCCATCGGCTTCTCGCACAGCACGGGCAGTCCTACGCCTAGGAGAACTACGGCGACCTCACTGTGGCTGCTATGCGGAGTAGCAACGTAGACGGCGTCCACCTCGCCAACCAGGTCTGTTGGATGACTACTCGACCAGTCAATTTCGTGGCTCGTAGCGAAAGCGGCAGCCCTTGATGCCTCGCGGCCGATGACCGCCACAACCTCGTGGCCGACACCTCGCGCCGCGTCTAGGAATGTGGAAACAATTCTTCCGTGTCCGACAATGCCCCATCGCATCAACCAAGCATCGCACCCGCGTGAAAATCTGACCGGTTCGCCTCTGCTCGCTTGGGCCTATAACCCCAAGGCAGCCGGTCTCGAAGGGCCAGATGAACCCCACAGGTAGCCTTGATAGTGGGACGATCGTTGTGGCCAGTAACGCGCCACATAACGCGCCTCCCTCGCCCTCGTAGCTCAGTCGGATAGAGCGACCGCCTCCTAAGCGGTAGGCCGCAGGTTCGATTCCTGCCGAGGGCGCCCAGTCATCGGCCGCGTCCCCTTCGGACGACACTGACCCCAATGCCCCGGCCCGCATCCCGCGGCTGCGGCAGGGCTGTCGGCCCGCTACGTTCGCTCCCCATGGGAATGCGCCTTTACGACACGGCCCGCGGCGAGGTTGTCCCCTTTGAACCTGGCCCGACGGCATCGATCTACGTGTGCGGGATCACCCCCTACGACGCCACCCACCTCGGGCACGCCTTCACCTACCTCACCTTCGACCTAGTGGTTCGACGGCTCGAGGACCTGGGCCACGAGGTCTGCATGGTCCGCAACGTCACCGACGTCGACGACTCCATCCTGGGCAAGGCCCGCGAGCTGGACGTCGACTACCTCGACTTGGCGGCCCGCGAGATGGACCTCTTCCACGCCGACCTGGCAGCCCTGGACCTACGTCCGGCGACCGCCGAGCCGACGGCCACCGGCTCCATCGACGGCATGCTCGAACTGATCGGACGGCTGGAGGACAACGGCCACACCTACACCGTCGACGGCAACACCTTCTTTGACGTCTCCACGTGGGACAGGTTCGGTTCCCTCACCGGCCTAGATGAGGCCACCATGCTGGAGTACGCCGCCGAGCGGGGCGGGCACCCCGACGACCCCCGGCAGCGCAATCCCTTGGACTTTGTGCTCTGGCAGAAAAGCGCCGAGGACGAGCCGTCCTGGGACTCGCCGTTTGGCCCCGGCCGCCCCGGTTGGCACATCGAGTGCTCCGCCATGGCCATGGCCGAACTGGGCGAGACGATCGACCTGCACGGCGGTGGCGATGACCTGACGTTTCCCCACCACGAGTGCGAGGCGGCACAAAGTTGTGCAGTTACCGGTGCACCGCTGGCCCGCCACTGGATGCACGTCGGCATGGTTGCCTACGAGGGCACCAAGATGTCTAAGTCGTTGGGGAACCTGGTGTTCGTCAGGAACCTGCGCCGGATGCACGATCCCCGGGCCATCCGTCTGGCCCTGATGGCCCACCACTACCGGGACGGCTTCGAGTGGTTCGACTACAACATCGACGATGCCATCACCCGTCTGGACCGCCTCATCGCTGCGGCACGCCGAGCCAAGGGGCCGAACCCGGCGCCCACGCTGGCCGCCGTCCGGGCCGCACTGGACGACGACTTGGACACGGCTACGGCCCGACAGGCCATCGACCTGCTGGCCGGCGGCATCCTGTCCGGCTCGGGCGACGATCCGACGGCAGCCTCCGGGCTGGCCGCCGCAGCGGCCCTGCTCGGGGTGCGGCTCGACGCCACCCTTCCTGAGTCCTGGGTCCGCACCACCTGACCGGACGCCCTGCGGCCCCGGCCCCGGTCGCCGTATCCTGATCCGGTGCTGCGCTTCACCGACAGCCTGACCGGCGAGAAGGCCCCCTTCACCCCCCGAGAGGAGGGCAGGGTTTCCGTCTACTGGTGCGGTCCCACCGTCTATGACGACCCGCACCTCGGCCACGCCCGCAGCACCCTGGCCTTCGACGTGCTGGTCCGGTACCTACGGTGGTCGGGCTACGACGTGCTCGCTGTGTCCAACATCACCGACATCGACGACAAGATCATCAACCGGGCCGCCGAGGAGGGCACCGACGAACCGGCGGTGGCCACCCGCTTCGAGGCTTCGTTCATCAGCCAGATGGACCGCCTCAACATCGCCCACCCAGACCTGCGCCCCCGGGCCACCGAGTTCGTGGACCGCATGGTCGAGGTGGTAGCCGACCTGGTGGAACACGGGATGGCCTACACCACCGATTCCGGCGTCTACTTCGACGTGGACCGTCTGGACGGGTACGGCGCGCTGGTCGGGCGGTCGGTTGACGACCTACGCGACGGCGCCGGAGCCCGGGTCGACGTTGACGATGACAAGGACGACCCACTCGACTTCGCCCTCTGGAAGGCAGCCAAGCCCGGCGAGCCCACGTGGGACTCACCGTGGGGACCGGGACGACCCGGCTGGCACATTGAGTGCGTGGCTATGTCGCTCCACCTGCTGGGCGACGGCTTCGACATCCACGGCGGGGGTGACGACCTGGTCTTCCCCCACCACGAGAACGAGCGGGCCGAGGCCCTGGGATGCGGCCGGACCTTTGCCCAGTACTGGGTCCACAACGGGATGGTTCAGGTGGATGGCGAGAAGATGTCCAAGTCCCTGGACAACTTCACCACACTGTCCGCCCTGCTGGACGCCTGGGACCCCCGGGTGCTCCGCCTGGTAGTCCTCCAGACCCACTACCGACGCACGATGGAGATCGGATCGACCACGTTGGACCAGGCGTCGGCGGCCCTAACCCGCCTAGACAAGTTCGCCGACCGGATGGCCGCCGCCGACCTCCCCGAGGCTGAGGCTGACCCCGATGCCGTCGCCCAATTCCGCGAGGCCATGGACGACGACCTGGGATCGCCCCAGGCCCTGGCCGTGGTCTTCGACGCCGTCCGCGACGCCAACCGGGCCCTGGACGCCGAGGATGACGCCACGGCGGCCACCCTGGCTGCCGCTGTCCTCGAACTATCGGCTGCCTTGGGCCTGAAGCTGGGAAGTTCCGCCGCGCCGGAAAGGGCCGACGATGGGGACACCGAGGAGATCGATGCCTTGGTCGACCGACGCTTGGCCGCTAGGACGGCACGGGACTTCGGCGAGGCCGACCGAATCCGCGACGACTTGGCGGCCCGGGGAATCGTCCTAGAAGACGGCCCGCAGGGCACCTCCTGGCACCGGGTCTAGGCCCGACCACCACCCTCGGCCCTCCGGGCGGGAGCGGTCAGTTGCGGGGCACGTCAGCCCAGGCCAGTTCCTTGTCGACCCGCACGTCGCCGGGCAGGCCCAGCACCCGCTCACCGAGAATGTTGCGCATCACCTCGGACGTCCCACCCTCGATGGTGTTGGCCCGCGATCGGAGGAATGCATACCTGGGATGGATGCCTGGCCCCCGGAAACCGGTAGGCCGCGTGCGTTCGTATCCGGCCTCGTAGACCATTCCGTCGGCCCCCAGAAGATCCATGCAGGTCTCGTAGATCCGCTGGTTGACCTCTGCTGACATCAACTTGGTGACCGACCCCTCTGGTCCCGGGTTCCCGGACTTCGACGCATCGCGGGCTCGCCAGTTGGTGAGCCTCAGGGCTTCGGCTCGCATCCACAGTCCGGCCACCCGGTCCCGCATGACGTCGTGGGCCGCCGGGTCCAGCGAGCCACGTTGCTCGTTCCAAAGTTGGACGAGGTCGCCGATCGAGCCGGATCCCTTCCTGGAGACCCCGCCCCCTAGAGCCACCCGCTCGTTCATCAACGTGGTCACCGCAGCGGCCCAGCCCCCACCCACCTCGCCGAATACCCGGTCGTGGGGGATGCGCACGTCGGTCAGGAAAATTTCGTTGAATTCGGCCTCGCCGGTGATCTGGTGGAGTGGACGGACGTCCACGCCGTCGGATTCCATGTCCAGCAGGAAGTAGGTGAGGCCCTTGTGCTTTGGCTGGTCGGGATCGGTCCGGGCTACCAGCATCCCCCAGCGCGACACATGGGCCAGAGTGGTCCACACCTTCTGCCCGTTGACGATCCACTCGTCGCCGTCTCGCACGGCCCGGCTGGATAGGCCAGCCACGTCTGACCCCGACCCGGGCTCGCTAAACAGTTGGCACCAGATTTCCTCACCGGTGAACATGGGTCGCAGCAGCCGGTGCTTAAGTTCCTCGGAGGCGTAGGTGAGGACGACCGGTGCCCCCATACCGATGCCGATTGGGTTGACGTTGAGGTCGTGGTAGGTGACCCCGGCGGCCCGCAGCTCGGCGTCCACCACTGTCTGGAGGCGTCGGCTGGACAGTCCAAGACCTCCCAGCCCCTCAGGGAACTGGACGAGCGCCAGGCCGCGGTCGAACTGTGCGCCCCGGAACTCGACTTGGTCCACCCGATCGGGCGGAACCTCCTGGACCAGTTCCCTGGTCAAATTCTGGATCTCGGCTTCGGTGATGTCAGCCATGGGATCCCTCGGTTCGCAGCATCGTCTAGTCGGTCGGTGGCGAACCTACCCCCGGGCCATCGGACGGCCGCCACCCGGGGTCACCTGACTCACCAGGGATCCCGGAGGGCGTACAGGAACCCGTCCCGGGACCCGATGTAGACGGTGCCATTCCAGACGGCGGCTGACGCCTCGACGCAGCCACCGGTCGGGACCTCCCAGAGCAACGGCGGCTGGACCGTGGTGTCGGACACGTCGAAGGCCAGTACTCGGCCGGCCCAGGCGCAGTCCCCAATAATCAGGACGTCGTCGACCACGGTGGGTGACGACCACACGGGCCGGGGCAGCGTCACCGTCCACCGCACGGACCCGTTGGCCCGATCCACACCCAGCACCTCGCCGTCGTCGGTAGCTACCAGCAGGAGGTCGCGGTGCACGGCCGGCGTCGCCCACACCCCGGAGGGTGCCTCCGATCGGGCCTCTAGGGCCCACACCAGCGGGTCGTCGGGACGTGACGGGTCCAGCTTGATGACCTGTCCGAGCTCGTGGGAACGGTCAGTCTCTCGCTCGTATTCCACAGCCACGTAGAGCATTCCTTCAGCGTCCGGGACCAACGTGGCGTCCACGTCGTCACCCACCCAGTACCGGAACGTCCGGTGGGGCCTCACGCCATCGGCCAGCCCGGAGAGGTCCCAGCCCTGAACGAGACCGCCCGAGTTGGCGAACCAGAGGGTGTCGCCGATCACTAGGGGCGAGTTCTCGATGGAAAGGTTGTAGCCGACGTCATCGATCAGCTGGTTGTCCCACCCGTGGGTGAACCACACCAGGTCGGGATCCACAGTGACCAGGCCATCGGCGTCGTAGCCGCGCCGGAGTTGCACCACGTGAAACCGGCTGTTCTCCCCTGCAGCGAAGAGGTAGTCATCTAAGACCAGCGGCGCGGCATCCCAGTCGGAGTTCCAGAGCGGCTGCCCGGAGTCCCCGGCGTGGAGGCTCCACAAGACCACCGGTTCGTCACGGTCGAAGGCCACGACACGGAGCAGGTCGTCGCGAGAACCTACGTATACCAGGGGGAAGCCGTCCGGGTCGACGGTGACCGATCCCTTCACGAGGTCGCCGGTCGGAAGGTCGGGAAGCCGTCGGGCCCCGGTGATCCCATCCAGGAAGTGCACCTTGCCGTCCAGGGCGCCGAACACCACCCAGGTGTGCCCCTCTCGTTCGAAGACGGCGGGCTGGCCGGTCCATCCCAGGCCACACCACTCCTTCTCCTCGTCGCCCACTACGGCAACCGAGCACATCTTCTCGTCGCGGGGGAACCGCCAGGCCACCGTCGGAGCGGCCGGCACGGGACCCGAACCGTGGTAGCTCCGGGTCGGCGACCCCCGGAAGGTCAGGACCCCGGGGACCGAACCCCACGGTTGTCCAATGGTCGCGGGGTCCACCCACGTACCAGGCGGCCAGCCGGGTGGTTCGGTGGTCGGAGGCGGGAGC
Proteins encoded:
- a CDS encoding acyl-CoA dehydrogenase family protein, producing MADITEAEIQNLTRELVQEVPPDRVDQVEFRGAQFDRGLALVQFPEGLGGLGLSSRRLQTVVDAELRAAGVTYHDLNVNPIGIGMGAPVVLTYASEELKHRLLRPMFTGEEIWCQLFSEPGSGSDVAGLSSRAVRDGDEWIVNGQKVWTTLAHVSRWGMLVARTDPDQPKHKGLTYFLLDMESDGVDVRPLHQITGEAEFNEIFLTDVRIPHDRVFGEVGGGWAAAVTTLMNERVALGGGVSRKGSGSIGDLVQLWNEQRGSLDPAAHDVMRDRVAGLWMRAEALRLTNWRARDASKSGNPGPEGSVTKLMSAEVNQRIYETCMDLLGADGMVYEAGYERTRPTGFRGPGIHPRYAFLRSRANTIEGGTSEVMRNILGERVLGLPGDVRVDKELAWADVPRN
- a CDS encoding PQQ-binding-like beta-propeller repeat protein: MPAAPTVAWRFPRDEKMCSVAVVGDEEKEWCGLGWTGQPAVFEREGHTWVVFGALDGKVHFLDGITGARRLPDLPTGDLVKGSVTVDPDGFPLVYVGSRDDLLRVVAFDRDEPVVLWSLHAGDSGQPLWNSDWDAAPLVLDDYLFAAGENSRFHVVQLRRGYDADGLVTVDPDLVWFTHGWDNQLIDDVGYNLSIENSPLVIGDTLWFANSGGLVQGWDLSGLADGVRPHRTFRYWVGDDVDATLVPDAEGMLYVAVEYERETDRSHELGQVIKLDPSRPDDPLVWALEARSEAPSGVWATPAVHRDLLLVATDDGEVLGVDRANGSVRWTVTLPRPVWSSPTVVDDVLIIGDCAWAGRVLAFDVSDTTVQPPLLWEVPTGGCVEASAAVWNGTVYIGSRDGFLYALRDPW